The nucleotide window TACCTTAGTTGTTGATACTCTTTCAGTTAAGTCAACTATATGTTCAAAGGTTGAATCTCTGGCTTTAGATGTAGAGTATCTAAGTATTAATCCGATGTTTGCTCCCAGTCTCGGTTTTTCTAATCAAACTGTTGTAGTTGTCCCTCTACAAACTGGGGATAAAACATCAATATTTTTATCCTTATTAAGGAATTGGGGAGCAACCGTTAAAGAGTTGACGGCTAATGAACACGATCGGGCTACAGCCCAATTACAATCCTTAACCCATTCAACAATTATGGCTTTTGGTTTAGCCTTAATTAAAGGAGGTTATGATATTAAACAATTATTATCTATAGCTCCCCCTCCTCATAAAGTTATGCTGTCTCTGATTGCTCGTATCATTAGTGGAAGTCCTGATGTTTATCGAGAGATTCAGATCAGTAATCCTTATGCTTCTAATGTGAGAGAAAATTTAGCTGATTCGGTCAATTTAATTGATAATTTGATCGCTCAAGGGAGTCAAGCTGATTTTGCTGATTTATTTGATAAATTTGAGGTTTTACTGGCAGATGAGCGATATTTTTTAACCGAACAATGTAAGTTACTCTTTAAAGAGTTAAGGTAATAAAATTGCTAAATATTACCTCAAATACCCCCTTGTTTAAGGGAGTAAAAATATACTTTTTTATGGTTAAATTAACCAGACATTAAATAAAAATAGAGAAAGAGTTTGTAGTTTTGAGTTTAATCAACTGTTAAAGGCTGAAGCCTAACTACAAACCTATTTATAAAACTACAGTCTTTGATGCGTCAGGTAACGCATCCTACAATTTGAGCGAGAAGATTGTGGTGTTAAAATTTTCAGAATTGGTATTATAGCCTTTCTCACATTAATGAGATACATTTACTCCTGCCTCCTGCCTCAAAACCCAGAACTCTGTACCTCAGTAATATGAGAACTGCTATACTTAGATCAATTACCAAGCACTAAGATCTAAAGGCACTTGACGGACTGCCCATTTATCTTCTCCTATTCTTAACAATGAAGCAGGATTCTCATCAATTTGAGGGTCTAAATTTAGGGACACAGAAGCGCCTAGGGGAACTCGAAAATCGATCCCATCAAGCCATTGGTTATTAACGATTAAATTAAAATCTATCCGTGAACCAGAGCTAGTGTCTACTCGGTCAAAAGTCCCCTCAATATCGACTGGGGTGACAAATTCAAAGTTTTGGTCAGAATAAAACGACCCCACATAACGCGCTGTTTCTCCTCCTGCCGTCGCTCTTAAACGCCATACCCTCTGGTCATCCTGCCATAAGAATAGTCCTTTTTCTGTCCCGGCATCAAACTGAGGTGTTCCATAAGGGGTGACTAAAGGCACTGAATAAGCATTTTGAACCCCTAATAACTCATCTTTTTCGTTGGGAACGACTTGAGCCTTTTGGCTTCCAACAAACAGTGTTTTAGGATTAGGAACTCCATCTTCTGTCACCGATAAAAATGCTTTTGCCCCAGGGGTAAGTTCAAAGTTAACTCCGTCAAAATCATAGGTAACTTGAGAGTTTAAAGTAAAACTCTTGGCAGTCGTACTAAAACTATCCAGACTGCCCAAATTATCAGGAGTCGCTCGTTTTAGAGGAGCATCAGAAATGAGATTAACACTATAATTTTTAGGTGTAGTGCTGCTGCCATAAGTCCGAAGACGATAAGGAGTATCAAAAAATTCTCTCCAGAAAAAAACTCCTGATTCTTCTCCCCAAGTTAGAGAAGGTTTGCCGGGAGAAAAAGGGTCAGAAGGCTTAACAGAAGAGTTAGAAGGCTCAACGATTTTAATGAGTTGATTAGAGGCAATATTTTCTAGTTCTTGAACAATGCCACTCGGCCAATAAACCGTCAGTTTATCAACGATTGAGTGATTACCTAATCCAAAATGAATGCGCTGATGATTTTCCGCCCATAGGTGCATTCCCCCAGATT belongs to Gloeothece citriformis PCC 7424 and includes:
- a CDS encoding prephenate dehydrogenase gives rise to the protein MTNKKKFLSSLVIGGSGAVGHLFVQKLRETFPALKLSVLDLVKPQHPIDNVRYEYDLDNYIEDFKEFDLVILALPETAALTVLQDLKKWLNSDTLVVDTLSVKSTICSKVESLALDVEYLSINPMFAPSLGFSNQTVVVVPLQTGDKTSIFLSLLRNWGATVKELTANEHDRATAQLQSLTHSTIMAFGLALIKGGYDIKQLLSIAPPPHKVMLSLIARIISGSPDVYREIQISNPYASNVRENLADSVNLIDNLIAQGSQADFADLFDKFEVLLADERYFLTEQCKLLFKELR